One segment of Pandoraea pnomenusa DNA contains the following:
- a CDS encoding peptidyl-prolyl cis-trans isomerase has translation MKAKFIRGWGVAGAAGVWVALSVAMAPAMAARAAKTDSQSEKKAGEKVDSRTAAPKPLGADVVASVNDVGIPKASVDAMVKASGQPDSAQLRELFKGQLIANELLRQAALRQHYETRPEVQAALEAAKTMIVTRAYMTEHAKAAPVSDADVKAKYDAVVASLGENEYHASAIAVRDAATAQTVLDEIRKGGDFAALARQYSQGPNAAQGGQLNWVSFKTPITAGNTQNWPQPIAEALVNLPKGGVSAEPLKVGEQFWILRVDDRRATQIPKFEESAPLLRKQLEQVAMEKATAQMIGDLVKSARIQQ, from the coding sequence ATGAAAGCGAAGTTCATCCGGGGGTGGGGTGTGGCGGGTGCCGCGGGCGTATGGGTGGCGCTGAGCGTTGCGATGGCGCCGGCGATGGCAGCCAGGGCGGCCAAGACCGACAGTCAGTCCGAGAAGAAAGCCGGGGAGAAGGTCGACAGCAGGACTGCCGCGCCGAAGCCGCTGGGCGCCGACGTCGTCGCCAGCGTCAACGATGTCGGGATTCCGAAAGCGTCGGTGGACGCGATGGTCAAGGCGAGCGGCCAGCCGGACAGCGCGCAATTGCGCGAGCTGTTCAAGGGGCAACTGATCGCGAACGAATTGCTCAGGCAGGCGGCGCTCCGGCAGCACTACGAGACGCGCCCGGAAGTGCAGGCTGCGCTGGAAGCCGCAAAGACGATGATCGTCACGCGCGCCTACATGACCGAGCATGCGAAGGCCGCCCCGGTGAGCGATGCCGACGTCAAGGCCAAGTACGACGCCGTGGTCGCCTCGCTGGGCGAGAACGAATATCACGCCAGTGCGATCGCTGTGCGCGATGCCGCCACGGCACAGACCGTGCTCGACGAGATCCGGAAGGGGGGCGATTTCGCGGCGTTGGCGCGTCAGTACAGCCAGGGGCCGAACGCTGCGCAGGGCGGCCAGTTGAACTGGGTGTCGTTCAAGACGCCGATCACGGCAGGCAATACGCAGAACTGGCCGCAGCCGATTGCCGAAGCGCTGGTGAACCTGCCCAAGGGCGGCGTGTCCGCCGAGCCCCTGAAGGTCGGCGAGCAGTTCTGGATCCTGCGCGTCGACGACAGGCGCGCCACGCAGATCCCGAAGTTCGAAGAGAGCGCCCCGCTGCTGCGCAAGCAACTCGAGCAGGTGGCGATGGAAAAGGCCACGGCGCAAATGATTGGCGATCTCGTGAAGAGCGCACGCATCCAGCAGTAA
- a CDS encoding ShlB/FhaC/HecB family hemolysin secretion/activation protein, giving the protein MTIRSTIAARVWAAALVFTGTVSVAFAQTPPVPALPPGMVPQQDPGQRLLEEQRNNALQRELDRGPAQIETSPSAAPGVPDLPANADVDTLPDPEPTFRIDRIVFRGDAVLAPSRLDEICAPFLHKALGRRRIDLLLRRLTEAFVADGLITTRAYLATPQNLSSGTLAITLVAGRISGFTLNGGALRPAGQGKPGDGGGLLTDAGTAWAFPASVGDVLTLPALEQGVDQINRLRRNQAQIQILPGQAPGESIVAIQNPFGSRLNYSVGLDNYGSTATGRWRTRASVDAGNVIGLQESLSLAYTGTRDSNALVVSAAVPYGYQTFSYTAALSEYQQIIGGTALLYGRTLSQIFGWNTVLRRSASQRVSLDATLTKLSTERDVNDIPLSPQALTILRVGISGLWRFTRNGLPGALTASLGVSQGLPWFDATRDFDGIQKQDAHAQFTKVDAGTTVQLPLARIGPTQWTWRTTFTGQYSAVALFGNAQIFLGGTDSVRGFMQGGIAGDSGFYLRNEAVWANAPVWQGLRWEPYAFLDGGKAHLVAEPGWPTLIGAGVGVRAQWQFRGQTFSGELMAGRALVQPASLGPKGSVVLITLNWAG; this is encoded by the coding sequence ATGACGATACGCTCAACGATCGCCGCACGTGTCTGGGCCGCGGCGCTGGTGTTCACGGGGACCGTGAGCGTCGCGTTCGCGCAAACGCCACCGGTACCGGCGTTGCCGCCGGGCATGGTCCCGCAGCAGGATCCCGGACAACGACTGCTGGAAGAGCAACGCAACAACGCGCTGCAACGCGAGCTCGATCGTGGGCCTGCACAGATCGAGACGTCGCCCTCGGCCGCGCCCGGGGTTCCCGATCTGCCCGCGAACGCCGACGTCGATACCCTGCCCGACCCGGAGCCGACCTTTCGCATCGATCGGATCGTGTTCCGGGGCGACGCGGTGCTCGCGCCGTCGCGCCTCGACGAGATCTGCGCGCCATTCCTGCACAAGGCCCTTGGCCGGCGCCGCATCGATCTGCTGCTGCGTCGCCTGACGGAGGCATTCGTGGCGGACGGGCTCATCACCACGCGTGCCTATCTCGCCACGCCGCAGAATCTGTCCTCCGGGACGCTGGCCATTACGCTCGTCGCGGGGCGAATCAGCGGCTTCACGTTGAACGGCGGTGCGTTGCGTCCGGCGGGACAGGGCAAGCCGGGCGATGGGGGAGGGCTGCTCACGGACGCGGGCACCGCGTGGGCCTTCCCCGCATCGGTCGGCGATGTGCTTACGCTGCCCGCGCTCGAACAGGGTGTCGACCAGATCAACCGGCTGCGCCGCAATCAGGCGCAGATCCAGATATTGCCGGGGCAAGCGCCTGGCGAGTCCATCGTCGCGATTCAGAACCCCTTCGGCAGCCGCCTGAACTACAGCGTTGGCCTGGACAACTACGGCAGCACGGCAACGGGACGGTGGCGCACGCGGGCATCCGTGGACGCCGGCAACGTCATCGGCTTGCAGGAGTCATTGAGCCTGGCCTACACCGGCACGCGCGACAGCAACGCGCTCGTCGTCTCGGCTGCCGTTCCCTACGGCTATCAAACGTTCAGCTACACGGCGGCGCTCTCCGAATACCAGCAGATCATCGGGGGCACCGCGCTGCTCTACGGCCGCACCCTCAGTCAGATTTTCGGCTGGAACACCGTGCTCAGGCGATCGGCGTCGCAACGCGTGAGTCTGGACGCCACGCTCACCAAGCTGTCCACCGAGCGCGATGTCAACGACATTCCGCTGTCCCCCCAGGCGCTCACGATCCTGCGTGTCGGTATCTCAGGACTCTGGCGCTTCACCCGGAACGGGCTGCCGGGCGCGTTGACCGCGTCGCTGGGCGTCTCGCAAGGCCTGCCGTGGTTCGATGCCACGCGCGACTTCGACGGTATCCAGAAGCAGGACGCGCACGCGCAGTTCACCAAGGTGGACGCCGGCACGACGGTGCAATTGCCGCTCGCGCGAATCGGCCCGACGCAATGGACATGGCGTACCACGTTCACCGGCCAATACAGCGCCGTAGCGCTCTTCGGCAACGCGCAGATTTTCCTCGGCGGCACGGACTCGGTGCGCGGCTTCATGCAGGGAGGCATTGCCGGCGACAGCGGCTTCTATCTCCGGAACGAGGCCGTCTGGGCCAATGCCCCGGTATGGCAGGGACTGCGCTGGGAGCCTTACGCGTTCCTCGACGGCGGCAAGGCTCACCTGGTGGCCGAGCCCGGCTGGCCGACGCTGATCGGCGCGGGAGTCGGCGTGCGTGCGCAATGGCAGTTCCGGGGGCAGACGTTCTCGGGCGAGCTGATGGCCGGGCGCGCACTGGTGCAGCCCGCGTCGCTCGGCCCGAAGGGCAGTGTCGTGCTCATCACGCTCAACTGGGCGGGATGA